A stretch of DNA from Thermoleophilaceae bacterium:
CAGCTGATCTCCTACGAGGTCGCGCTCGGCCTGTCGCTGCTCGGCGTGGCGATGACGGCGGGCTCGCTGTCGATCGTCGACATCGTCGCCTCGCAGGACAACATCTGGTACGTGATCCCGCAGTTCGTGGGCTTCTGCATCTTCATGGTGGCTGGCTTCGCGGAGACCGCGCGCGCGCCGTTCGACCTGCCCGAGGGGGACGCCGAGATCGTGGGCGGCTACAACACGGAGTTCGGCGGCATGCGCTTCGGCTCGTTCTTCATGGCCGAGTACATCAACATGATCGTGATCGCGGGCATCGCCACCGCCACCTTCCTCGGCGGATGGCATGGACCCGGCCCCGATTTCCTGAACCCGCTCTGGGTAGTGCTCAAGATGCTGTTCTTCCTCGTCCTCTTCATCTGGGTGCGCGCCACGCTGCCGCGCCTCCGCTACGACCAGCTCATGTCGTTCGGCTGGAAGGTGCTGCTGCCGCTCGCCACCCTCAACGTCCTCGTCACCGCAATCCTCGTCGCCACATGACCCCATACGACCCCTCAGCAGACGTGATCGAAGTGGGCCGCGGGCCCAAGCCCGGCGGACCGTTGTCGGTGTACCGGGTGTTCGGCGAGACGCTGCGCGGCCTCAAGACGTCGTTCGCGCGCGTGGTCGAGGGCCCGGTGACGATGGAGTACCCCGAGCAGAAGACGCCGGTGTACCCGCGCTTCCGCGGGCGCCACAAGCTGCATCGCTTCGAGGACTCGGGCCTGGAGAAGTGCGTGGGCTGCTCGCTCTGCGCCGCCGCGTGCCCGGCCGAGTGCATTCGCGTGGTGGCCGCCGAGAACACGCCCGACCACCAGGTGTCGGCCGGCGAGCGCTACGCGGCGGTCTACGAGATCAACATGACGCGCTGCATCTTCTGCGGCTACTGCGAGGTGGCCTGCCCGTTCGACGCAATCACGATGGGCAACGACTACGAGCTCGCCGACTACACGCGCACGGATCTCCTGTTCACGAAGGAGATGCTGCTGGCCGACCCGATCGAGAAGACGCCGCTGCGTACGGGGGACGAATGATCTTCGAGGACATCGTCTTCTTCATCGCGGCGATCGGCGCGCTGGCGGGAGCAGCGGGCGTGGTGATCCTGCGCAACCCGTTCTACAGCGTGCTCTCGCTCGTGGGGCACCTGTTCTTCCTAGCGGTGCTGTTCCTGCTCCTGCACGCGCAGTTCCTCGCCGCGGCGCAGCTGATCGTGTACGCGGGCGCCGTGATGGTGCTGTATGTGTTCGTGGTCGCCTACATCGGCGGCGCCGAGGAGCCGCTCGGGCAGAACGTGCCGGGCATCCGCCCGCTGGGGGTGCTGTTCGCGGCCTGCGTGCTGATCGAGCTGTGCATCGCGGTGATCGGCTCCGGGCTCAAGGCGCTCGACACGCACGGCGCCCACGTCGACAACGGCTTCGGCGCCCCGGCGCAGATCGGCTCGCTGCTGCTCAACCAGTTCCTGATCCCGTTCGAGGCGGCTTCCTACCTGCTTCTGATCGCCGCCGTGGGAGCGCTCGTGCTCGCCCGCAAGCGGCGCGGCTTCGAGGAGCTCACCGAGGGAGGCGGCGCGGCGTGAGCGTTACCTGGTACCTCGTGCTGTCGGCGTTCATCTTCGCGATCGGCGCCGCGGGCGTGCTCACGCGGCGCAACCCGCTGGTGGTGCTGCTCTGCCTCGAGCTGATGCTGAACGCCGGCAACCTCGCGCTGATCGCGTTCTCGCGCATGTGGGGCAACGGTGACGGCCAGATCTTCGCTCTGGTCGTGATGGTCGTGGCCGCCTGCGAGGTCGTGGTGGGGCTCGGGATCATCGTCGGCATCTTCCGCCGGCGGATTCCTGAGGACGTTGACGCCTTGTCGGAGCTTCGCGGGTGAGCGCAACAGCCTGGGCATGGCTGGTGCTGGCGTTCCCGCTGGCGGGGACGATCGTGATCTCCCTCGGTTGGCGTGCGCTACCCGGTCGCGCGGGCGGGTGGCTCGGCTCGGCCATGATCCTCGGCTCGTTCGTCTGCTCGATCCTGGCGGCGCTGAAGATGCAGGACCTCGCGCCGCACGCGCGTCACGCCTCATCCACGCTCTTCGACTACGCGCACAGCGCCGGCCTGAACATCGGGATGAGCATCTACGTGGACCCGCTCTCGCTGTTCATGGCGCTGGTGGTGAGCGGCGTGTCCTTCCTCATCCACGTCTACTCGATCTCGTACATGACGTCGGACCGGGGCTTCAACCGCTACTTCGCCTACCTCAACTACTTCGTCTTCACGATGCTGCTGCTGGTCCTCGCCGGCAACATCATCATCCTCATCGTCGGGTGGGCGGGCGTCGGCACGGCGTCATACCTCCTGATCTCGTTCTGGTACCGCCGCACCACCGCCACCGCGGCCGGCATCAAGGCGTTCGTGATGAACGTGATCGGCGACGTCGCGCTCGTGATCGCCGCGTTCCTGCTCTGGAAGAACGCGGGCCACCACGTGAGCTTCACGGGCATCTTCGCCGGCTCGAAGACCCACTTCAGCCACGACCAGGGCACGCTGATTGCAGCCTGCCTGCTGCTCACCGTGGGCGCGTTCGCCAAATCGGCGCAGCTGCCGCTCCACACCTGGTTGCCGGACGCCATGGAGGGCCCCACGCCCGTCAGCGCGCTAATCCACGCGGCCACGATGGTCACGGCCGGCGTCTACCTGATCGCGCGCTTCCACCCGCTTTACGAGCAGGCGCCCACCGCGGCGAACATCACCGCGGGGATCGCCGCCGCCACGCTCTTCTTCGCCGCAACCTGCGCGCTGGCGGTGACCGACCTCAAACGGATCATCGCCTACTCCACGATGTCCCAGATCGGCTACATGATGGTCGGCGTCTCCACCGGCGGCTACGACGGCGGCCTCTTCCACCTCATGACGCACGCGTTCTTCAAGGCGCTTCTGTTCATGGGCGCGGGCTCCGTGATCGGCGCGATGGCCGGCATCCAGGACATCGACCGCATGGGCGGCTTCCGCAAATCCATGCGCTTCACCTACATCACGTTCCTGATCGGAGCGCTCGCGCTCGCCAGCATGGTGCCGTTCTCAGGCTGGTTCTCGAAGGACGAGATCCTCGGCTTCGACGTTCACCGCGGCGGCTACTACCTCGTGCTCGCCATCGTGGGCTTCGCCGCCGCGCTGATGACCGCCTTCTACTCGTTCCGGATGGTGTTCCGCGTGTTCCACGGCGACGCCGTGCCGGAGGCGCAGTCGCTCGAGCGCGGCGAGCTCTACCACGCCGAGCACGTGAACCCGATGACGGGCGAGCACGAGGACACCGATGTGGGCTTCCCCGGCGCCGAGCACCACATCGCCGAGCGTGAGTGGCCGATGAAGTTCCCGATGGCGATCCTCGCGGTGCTGGCGGTAATCGGAGGCATCGTCGGCATCCCGGGCGTCACGCACTGGCTCCGGAACTTCCTCGACCCGGCCTTCGCCGACTCCAGGTTCATCAACACGCAGCCCACCGACAGCGCTTCGTGGATCGGGCTGATCATCGGCGCCGGGATCGCGCTAGCCGGGATCACGATCGCCTACGTCTGCTACCTGCGCCAGCCCGGCACAACCGCGCGGCTCATCCAGCGCCTCCCGTTCCTGTACCGCCTGTTCGTGAACCGCTGGTACTTCGACGAGCTGTACGACGCGGTGTTCGTGCGGCCCACCGCCACGTTCGGCAACTTCGGCCGCTACGTGGTGGAGAGCGCGTTCGTGCAGGGCACGCTCGTGGGCGGCGCAACGCGAGTGGTGGGCACGGGCACCTCGATCGCCCGCGCGCTCGAGTCCGGTTACCTGCGCGCCTATGCCGTGTTGATGCTCCTCGGCTTTGGCGGCCTCGGCCTCTACTTCCTGATCCAGGCGGCGTTCTGAGATGACGATCTACCTGTCGATCATCCTGTTCCTGCCCGCCGTCGCGGGGCTGCTCGCGATGTTCGTGCCGCGCCGGCTCGCCGGCTGGACGCTCGTCACCGGCACGGTGCTCACGCTCGCCTACGCGATCGTGATGCTCGCGCGCTTCAAGACCGGCGGCGGGCTGCAGTTCATCACGAACGACAACTGGATCTCGGAGCTCGGCATCCGCTACTCGCTGGCGGTGGACGGGCTCAACCTGTTCCTGATCGTGCTCACCGCCCTGCTGTGGGTGCCCGCGTCGCTCGCCGCCGCGCTGCGCGAGTGGGACCGGCCGCGCCTCTTCATGATGTTCATGGGCTTCGGCGAGACGGCGGTGCTCGGCGCGTTCATGGCGCAGGACCTCGCGCTGTTCGTCGTGTTCTTCGACCTGATGCTCGTGCCCTTCTACTTCCTCGTGGGCATGTGGGGCGGCGAGGACCGCGTCTACGCCACCACGAAGCTCGTGATCTACACGCTCGCCGGATCGCTCCTGATGCTGGCGGCCGCTGTCGCCCTCGGCGTTATGGCCACGCCGGCGGGCGGGCACATCTCGTTCTCACTCGCCACGCTCCAGCACGCTCATTTGTCCGGCGGCTCGCAGTACTGGATCTTCCTGCTGTTCGCCGCCGCCTTCCTCGTGAAGGCCCCCGCGTTCCCGCTCCACGGCTGGATGCCGGACGCCTACCGTCAGGCGCCGCTGCCGGTGATCCTCGTGTTCTCAGCCGTGGTGTCGAAGGTGGGCGTGTACGGCTTCCTGCGGATCGTGCTGCCGGTGCTGCCGCAGGCATCCGTGCACTTCCAGGAGCTCATGCTGGCCGTGGCGGTGGTGTCGATCCTTTACGGCTCGGTGCTCGCGTTCTCTCAGGACGAGGCGCGGCTCGTGCTCGGCTACTCGTCGATCGCGCAGCTCGGCTTCATCCTGCTCGGCATCTTCTCCCTGGATCCGAAGGGCGGGCAGGGCGCCGTGATGCAGATGGTCAATCACGGGCTTGTGGTGGCGCCGCTCTTCCTCATCATCGGGTACCTCGCGATCCGCGCGCAGGGCCGCGACTCGCTCGACTGGATGGGCGGACTGGCGTTCCGCGCGCCGGTGCTCGCGGGCGTGTTCCTGATCGTCGCGCTGGCCACGCTGGCGATGCCCGGCTCGTCGAACTTCATCGGCGAGCTCTACATCCTGTTCGGCACCTTCCAGTCGAAGATCGTCTACGGGCTGGTGGCGAGCGTGGGCGTGGTGCTGGCGGCCGTGTACATGATCCGCTTCTACCAGCGGGCGATGCACAACCCGGTGGGCGTGCATGCCGAGTCGCGTGACCTCGCGCTCGGGCCGGAGCTGGGCGTGATCGCGCCGCTCGTGCTCATCATCCTCGCGCTCGGCGTGTATCCGAACTTCCTGCTGCACAGGATCAACGCGTTCGCCCCGACTCAGCAGCACTCGTCCCAGGTGGCGCTCAAGCGATGACAACTCTTCACCTCATAGCCGCCGCCAAGGCTCCGGTGATCGATTACAAGGGCATCTCGCCGTTGTTCGCCACCGCGGGCGGCGCTGTGATCGTGTTGATGGCGGCGCTGATCCGCGGGCGCTTCGCTCAGCGCGTGCTCGTGCCGCTCCTCACCGTCGGCGCGCTCGGCGCCGCGATCGGCCTCACGATCTGGAACTGGCACACGGGCGACTCCAAGCCGATCGTCGAAGGCGCGCTGGCACACGATGCGCTGTCGCTCGGACTCTCGCTCCTCTTCTACATATCCGGCGTGGCCACGGTGGCGTTCGCGTGGCGATCGCGCGCGCTGCGGGAGTCCGGCACCGGCGAGTTCTTCGGCCTCATGCTCGGCTCGATCGCGGGCATGACGATCCTCGCGTCCGCCGAGAACCTCATCACGCTCTTCATAGGAATCGAGCTGCTCTCGATTCCGCTGTACGTGCTGTGCGCGAGCGACGTGCGCCGCGAGACCTCGCTCGAGTCCGGCCTCAAGTACCTCGTGATCGGCTCTGTGGGATCCGCCACGCTGCTCTACGGGCTGGCGCTGATCTACGGCGCCACCGGCCACACGGGTTTCGCCGCCATCGACGGCGCCATCGGCAGCGGCGTGAAGGTCACGGATCCGCTGCTGCTCACCGGGATCGCCCTGGCGGCCGCAGGCCTCGCCTTCAAGGCGAGCGTGGCGCCGTTCCATGCCTGGACGCCGGACGTCTACGAGGGCGCGCCCACGCCGGTCACGGCCTTCATGGCGGTGGCCACGAAGACGGCGGCCTTCGCGATCATCCTTCGCTTCTTCCTCGAGGCACTGATCAGCGCGCAGGTGCAATGGGCGCCGGCGCTCGCCGCGCTGGCGGTGATCACGATCATCGTGGGCAACGTCGGGGCGATCGCGCAGAGCTCGCTCAAGCGAATGCTCGCGTGGTCCGGCGTGGCGCAGGCGGGCTACATGCTCGCCGGCGTGGTGGTGGGCACGCAGCTCGGCCTGCAGGCAACGGCGTTCTACCTGGCGGTCTACCTGTTCATGAACCTCGCCGCGTTCGGCGTTGTGATCGCACGCGAGCGCGTGTCCGAGCACGGCGATGGACTGAAGTCGCTCGAGGGCCTCGGCGCGGCGAGCCCGTGGCTGGCCTGGCCGATGACGATCGCGATGCTCTCGCTCGCCGGCTTCCCCGCCACCGCCGGCTTCATCGGAAAGTTCTACCTGATCTCCGCCACGGTGGACGGGAACTGGGCGTGGCTCGGCGTGATAATCGTCGTGGGCTCGATGATCTCGCTGGTGTACTACCTGCGCGTGATCGCCGTGATGTGGATGACTCCGTTCAAGCTCGAGCTACCCGGCCGCCCGCGGCGGCGTGCGCGCGAAGTGCAGCCGGTGGCCGGCTGGTCCCCCGAGGCGGATCCGCGCGCGCAGCCCGAGGTGCTCCTCGTCACGCTGGTGATGGCCGCGGCCACGATCTTCTTCGGCATCGTGCCCTCCCCGCTCTTCCATCTCGCCCACGACGTGGGCACCTCCATCAGCGCACTGTTCTAGGTGGCCTGACTCGCAAATTCATGCGCGCCTTCCCGGCGCCTGGGCGCGCCTGACGCCACCCGCGGGATCGCCGATGCTTCCAGCATCGACTCATCCCGCGTCCGTCGTCAGATCGCGCCCACCCACTCGGGAAGCCGAAGCCGAATTTCCGACTCCGGCCCCGTTTCTAGGTGACCTCGTAGACGAAGTCCGGGTTGCGGCGAAGCTTATCGCCGTCACGCGAGATGAGCGGGTGCGTGTGCACCGCCACGGGCGAGAAGCCGATCGGCAGCCGCTGACCGTCGTACACGCACAGCGCCGTGGCATTCAGCTCGATCACGAGCTGGTGGGCGATTCGCTCGTAGCGTTCCAGGTCGGCGGCGTCGATTTCGGCCGCGGCCTCCCCATCGGGCCCGCACAGGAGCCGCACGGCTCCGCTCGAGCGAGCCAGATCCGCATACTCCGCAGCGGTGGCCTCCGGGTTGAACCCGGGCCTGTAGATCTCCCGCGAGTCGAGCACGAGCGCGTCGCCCACCGCAGCTGAACCCAGGCGCTCCAGCACCGCATCGCGCAGCGCCTCAGGGATGGCGAGCACGAGGCGCTCTCCATGAGCCATCCCATCGCGCAGGTAGTCGGCGCAGAAGTCCGCTGCCGGCCCCTCCTGGGCATAGACGAGGACGGCGTGATCACCCGGCTGAGCTCTCCGATCGAGCGCGGCCACGCGCGCGAAGCTCACCTCATCGTCGAAGACCCGCCACACGCCGCCGCCGCAGGCATCACACGAGAGCGTGGTGGACCCATGAGCCGAGTAATACAGCTCATTGCAGCGTGAGCACTCAAGGACTGGCATCGCTTCCCCCCTGCCGGATACGCCAGACGGCGTATACGAACTGTTTACCAGTCCGCCGAGATCTATGCCTACTCCACCACGAGGCCGTGACGCATCGTGTTCTCCGTCACAACGCGCGGCTCCACGAACTGCAGCAGGTAATCGGGCCCCCCGGCCTTCGACCCGATGCCAGACCGGCGATTGCCGCCGAAGGGCTGGCGCCCGACCATCGCCCCCGTGATGTGGCGGTTCACGTACAGGTTCCCGACGGGTGTGCGGCGGGTCACCTCCGCCACCGTGTCCGGGTTGCGTGAGAAGAGACCGCCTGTGAGGGCGAACGGGGAGCGTTCGAGGGCGTCGCACGCCTCCGCGATCGACCTCACTCGCTCCACTGCCAGCACCGGGCCGAAGATCTCGTCGCGCAGCACGGCCGAGTCCGGCGGCAGGTCGGTGACGAGAGTGGGCGCGCAGAACCAGCCATTTGCAGGGATATCGGGCTGCTGCGCCACCACGCGGCCGTCGCTCGCCGCGAGCTCCGCGTAGCGGCGCACGCGCTCCTGCGCGTCGCGTTCGATAACCGGCGGCACGTCGATCGCGAAGTCGTCCGCCTGGCCCACGATCAGCACGTTCACGGCGCCCGAGAGGCGCTCGAGCAGGGCGTCCGCCACGCCCTCGTGCGCAAGCACGCGCGACGCCGCCGAGCATTTCTGCCCCGCATACACGAACGCGGACCTGATGATGGCCGGCACGGCATCGTCGAGGTCGGCGTCGGAATCCACGATCACGGCGTTCTTGCCGCCCATCTCAGCCACCACGCGCTTGACGTGCCCCTGACCCTCCGGCGTGTCGGCCGAGGAGCGGACGATCTCGAGCCCCACCGCACTCGAGCCCGTGAAGGCGATCACGTGCACGCGCGGGTCGCGCACGAGGGCGGCGCCCACCTCGCCGAAGCCGGGCAGCAGCGAGATCGCCCCGGGCGGGGCGCCCGCGTCGCGCAGCGCGTCCACCAGCGCGAGCGCGGAGGCGGGCGACTGCTCCGCGGGCTTCAGCACCACGCTGTTACCCGCCGCGAGAGCGGCCGAGGTCATCCCCGTGGGGATCGCGAGCGGGAAGTTCCAGGGCGCGATCACGGCGCACACGCCGCGCGGCTCGTAGCGCATCGAGTTGCGCTCGCCCGGCACCTGGAGCAGGTCCGGCCCGTGCTCGAGCCTCACCGCCTCGCGGGCGTAGTACTCGAGGAAGTCGATGGCCTCGCACACGTCGCCATCCGCCTCGCCCCATGGCTTCGCGCACTCGCGCACCTGCAGCGCCGCGAGCTCGAGCCGCCGCGAGCGGAGGATCTCCGCCGCGCCCACGAGCACGTCGGCGCGCGCCCGCGCCCCGATGTCGCGCCACGCCGGAAAAGCTGCCGCGGCGGCCTCCACCGCGGCCGCGGCGTCCGCCTCGGTCGCGCGGCCGGCGGTGGCCACCACGCGGTCGGGCTCGCCGGGGTCGGTGGACTCGAAGCCCTCGTGCGCGCCGCGGTCGCGCCCCACCAGGATCGGCACCGCCAGCGGCAGTTGCGGGTCGAGATCGCGCATCGCAGCCACGAGCGACTCGCGCGCGGCGGCCCGGCGCAGTTCGAGCGTGGGCTCATTTGCGAACGGCCTCACGGCGCCGCGAGCAGCTCCTCGAGCGGCACGCCCATCGCCTGCTCGTGCAGGAACGACTCGTTCGAGGTGTTCTCGAGCAGCCGGCGCACGAGGTACGCCATTCCGGCCACCAGATCGCCCACCGGGCAGTACACCCGCACCCGCTGTCCCTGCGCCGCGAGGGCGTACCCCAGCTCATCGCCGAGTCCGCGGAGCACCTGAAGCTCGAGGTCGCGGTCCTCGCCGCCCGAGTGGCGGTTGTACGCGATCGCGTGGGAGATCGAGCGCAGGTTGTGCGATGCGATCGCCACCCGAACGGCAGGGCGCGCGTCGAGCAGCCGGCGGGTGAGCTGCTCGTAGTTGCGGTCACACTCGGCCTTCACCTCGAACACCGGCGTCTCCCAGCCGTGCTGTCGCGCCTCCACAATCTCGTGGTCCCAGTACGCGCCCTTCACGAGCCGCACCACGAGCGGGGGCTTGCGCGGGCTCTGCCGTGCCCACGCGAGGATGCTGTCCAGCTGGTTCGGCGACTCGCGGAGGTACGCCTGCAGCACGAGGCCTGCCGACGGGCCCTCGCGAAACTCGTCCTCGTCGAGCAGCTCGAAGATCAGGTCCATGGTGGTCTCGAGCGCGTCGAGCGATTCCATGTCGATGTGCAGGTGGGCGCCGAGGTCGCGCGCCTTTCGCAGCAGCGGGCGCATCCGGCGCGCGGCGTCGTCGCGGCCGAGCGCGGGCGCGTCCGGGCGGATGTGCGGAGTGAGGGCGGAGACCTTCACCGAGAGGTTGGCGCGCGGCAGCGGGCCCAGGGAGTCCGCCTCGAGCTGCGGGCGCTCGGGCCAGCGTGGAGCCGCCTCCGCGATCGTGTCGAGCGCCTCGGCGCAGCGCGCCGCATAGCGGTCCGCCTCCGCCTCGGTCACCGTCGCCTCGCCGAGCAGGTCCACCGTGGATGCCGCGCCCCCCTCCCAGAGCTCGCGGAGGATGCCGAGCGCCTTGCGCGGCGAGTCACCCACGATGAAGCGGTGCGCCATGTGCCGCACCCCGCCCGCAGCGGCAGCGCCCAGCGCTGTGCGCCCTGGCTTCGTGCCCGCCATGCGCATCGCCACCTCGAGCGGCGGCGGCTTGGCGTCCACCTCGTTCAGATAGCCGCTCAGGTGCCGCGCCAGGTCGTCTAGCGAGCGGCAGGCGGGCGTCACGTCCACGAAGCGAAAGAGAGCCGCGCGCAGCTCCGCGTCCTGAGACGCCAGCTCCATGGCCCGCGCGTCGAGCGCCTTCACCGGATTGCGGCTGCGCTGCGGGAATGACGCGTACAGCGCTCGTCCCACTTCGTTCAGTTCAGCTTCGACACCCGGGTCGTGCTCCACGTCGGACACGGCAGGAAAGCTACTGCCCCGGCATCGGTACGCTCATTCACCATGTCCGAGCGCGTGATGTACGTGAAGCCCGGCTGCCCCTACTGCCAGGCCGCCCGCGACGCACTCTCCGCAGAGGGCCTCGAGTGGGAGGAGCGCGATGCCACCGCGGACCGCTCGTGGCGCGAGGAGCTGATGGAGCACTCGCGGGGCAGCGGCGTGGTGCCGACCATCGTGGCGCCGGATGGCGTGACGGTCGGCTGGAACGGCAAGGGCTGACGCGTCTACTAGGGGCGGCCGGTCGGTCGCCTAGTATGGCCAGCCCGATGCGTTACCCGGTCGAGAGCTTCAGCGAGGAGGAGCGGGCGCTCCTCGCGCCCCACTTCACCAACCTCGACCAGCCGGTGTTCGCGCTGGTGAATCTGCCGGAGACGGTGAAGGGAGCGCTTTTCGCCCGCTACTCGCGCTACCAGGGAACGCTGCGGCGGCTGTTCCTCGACGAGTTCGCGGGCGACCTCGAGACAGGCACGGCCGCGACCTTCGATGGCGACGAGGGCGAGCGAGCCGCGCGCCTTTATCGAACGATCTTCCTCGGCTACGGCGACGACTCCGTGGCGCAGCTCGGCGGCGCCCACATCGCGTGCGAATGGGTGTCGAACGTGATGACGAAGGTGCTCCAGCGCGGCCGCGTTGCCGCCTACCTGGAGCAGTCCACCCGCTACATCGCGTACGACTCGCCGATCCCCGGCCACGGCGGCTATCGCTACTGGCGCGACGAGTCGCTCGGACCGGAGTACGCCGAGACGATGGACTTCCTCTTCCGCACCTACTCCGAGGCGCTCCCGCGGGTGAGGGAGTGGGCGGAGGAGCGCTTCCCGCGCGGGGACGGCGAACCCGAGGCGGCGCATCGCCGCTCGATCAACGCGAAGGCGCTCGATCTGCTGCGCGGCCTCCTGCCGGCGGCGTCGCTCTCGCACATGGGCATCTTCGCCACCGGCCAGGCGTACGAGCAGCT
This window harbors:
- a CDS encoding proline dehydrogenase family protein; translated protein: MSDVEHDPGVEAELNEVGRALYASFPQRSRNPVKALDARAMELASQDAELRAALFRFVDVTPACRSLDDLARHLSGYLNEVDAKPPPLEVAMRMAGTKPGRTALGAAAAGGVRHMAHRFIVGDSPRKALGILRELWEGGAASTVDLLGEATVTEAEADRYAARCAEALDTIAEAAPRWPERPQLEADSLGPLPRANLSVKVSALTPHIRPDAPALGRDDAARRMRPLLRKARDLGAHLHIDMESLDALETTMDLIFELLDEDEFREGPSAGLVLQAYLRESPNQLDSILAWARQSPRKPPLVVRLVKGAYWDHEIVEARQHGWETPVFEVKAECDRNYEQLTRRLLDARPAVRVAIASHNLRSISHAIAYNRHSGGEDRDLELQVLRGLGDELGYALAAQGQRVRVYCPVGDLVAGMAYLVRRLLENTSNESFLHEQAMGVPLEELLAAP
- the nuoL gene encoding NADH-quinone oxidoreductase subunit L, with amino-acid sequence MSATAWAWLVLAFPLAGTIVISLGWRALPGRAGGWLGSAMILGSFVCSILAALKMQDLAPHARHASSTLFDYAHSAGLNIGMSIYVDPLSLFMALVVSGVSFLIHVYSISYMTSDRGFNRYFAYLNYFVFTMLLLVLAGNIIILIVGWAGVGTASYLLISFWYRRTTATAAGIKAFVMNVIGDVALVIAAFLLWKNAGHHVSFTGIFAGSKTHFSHDQGTLIAACLLLTVGAFAKSAQLPLHTWLPDAMEGPTPVSALIHAATMVTAGVYLIARFHPLYEQAPTAANITAGIAAATLFFAATCALAVTDLKRIIAYSTMSQIGYMMVGVSTGGYDGGLFHLMTHAFFKALLFMGAGSVIGAMAGIQDIDRMGGFRKSMRFTYITFLIGALALASMVPFSGWFSKDEILGFDVHRGGYYLVLAIVGFAAALMTAFYSFRMVFRVFHGDAVPEAQSLERGELYHAEHVNPMTGEHEDTDVGFPGAEHHIAEREWPMKFPMAILAVLAVIGGIVGIPGVTHWLRNFLDPAFADSRFINTQPTDSASWIGLIIGAGIALAGITIAYVCYLRQPGTTARLIQRLPFLYRLFVNRWYFDELYDAVFVRPTATFGNFGRYVVESAFVQGTLVGGATRVVGTGTSIARALESGYLRAYAVLMLLGFGGLGLYFLIQAAF
- the nuoI gene encoding NADH-quinone oxidoreductase subunit NuoI, which translates into the protein MTPYDPSADVIEVGRGPKPGGPLSVYRVFGETLRGLKTSFARVVEGPVTMEYPEQKTPVYPRFRGRHKLHRFEDSGLEKCVGCSLCAAACPAECIRVVAAENTPDHQVSAGERYAAVYEINMTRCIFCGYCEVACPFDAITMGNDYELADYTRTDLLFTKEMLLADPIEKTPLRTGDE
- a CDS encoding NADH-quinone oxidoreductase subunit M; this encodes MTIYLSIILFLPAVAGLLAMFVPRRLAGWTLVTGTVLTLAYAIVMLARFKTGGGLQFITNDNWISELGIRYSLAVDGLNLFLIVLTALLWVPASLAAALREWDRPRLFMMFMGFGETAVLGAFMAQDLALFVVFFDLMLVPFYFLVGMWGGEDRVYATTKLVIYTLAGSLLMLAAAVALGVMATPAGGHISFSLATLQHAHLSGGSQYWIFLLFAAAFLVKAPAFPLHGWMPDAYRQAPLPVILVFSAVVSKVGVYGFLRIVLPVLPQASVHFQELMLAVAVVSILYGSVLAFSQDEARLVLGYSSIAQLGFILLGIFSLDPKGGQGAVMQMVNHGLVVAPLFLIIGYLAIRAQGRDSLDWMGGLAFRAPVLAGVFLIVALATLAMPGSSNFIGELYILFGTFQSKIVYGLVASVGVVLAAVYMIRFYQRAMHNPVGVHAESRDLALGPELGVIAPLVLIILALGVYPNFLLHRINAFAPTQQHSSQVALKR
- a CDS encoding MEDS domain-containing protein, with the protein product MPVLECSRCNELYYSAHGSTTLSCDACGGGVWRVFDDEVSFARVAALDRRAQPGDHAVLVYAQEGPAADFCADYLRDGMAHGERLVLAIPEALRDAVLERLGSAAVGDALVLDSREIYRPGFNPEATAAEYADLARSSGAVRLLCGPDGEAAAEIDAADLERYERIAHQLVIELNATALCVYDGQRLPIGFSPVAVHTHPLISRDGDKLRRNPDFVYEVT
- the nuoK gene encoding NADH-quinone oxidoreductase subunit NuoK; the protein is MSVTWYLVLSAFIFAIGAAGVLTRRNPLVVLLCLELMLNAGNLALIAFSRMWGNGDGQIFALVVMVVAACEVVVGLGIIVGIFRRRIPEDVDALSELRG
- a CDS encoding aldehyde dehydrogenase family protein — protein: MRPFANEPTLELRRAAARESLVAAMRDLDPQLPLAVPILVGRDRGAHEGFESTDPGEPDRVVATAGRATEADAAAAVEAAAAAFPAWRDIGARARADVLVGAAEILRSRRLELAALQVRECAKPWGEADGDVCEAIDFLEYYAREAVRLEHGPDLLQVPGERNSMRYEPRGVCAVIAPWNFPLAIPTGMTSAALAAGNSVVLKPAEQSPASALALVDALRDAGAPPGAISLLPGFGEVGAALVRDPRVHVIAFTGSSAVGLEIVRSSADTPEGQGHVKRVVAEMGGKNAVIVDSDADLDDAVPAIIRSAFVYAGQKCSAASRVLAHEGVADALLERLSGAVNVLIVGQADDFAIDVPPVIERDAQERVRRYAELAASDGRVVAQQPDIPANGWFCAPTLVTDLPPDSAVLRDEIFGPVLAVERVRSIAEACDALERSPFALTGGLFSRNPDTVAEVTRRTPVGNLYVNRHITGAMVGRQPFGGNRRSGIGSKAGGPDYLLQFVEPRVVTENTMRHGLVVE
- a CDS encoding NADH-quinone oxidoreductase subunit J, with protein sequence MIFEDIVFFIAAIGALAGAAGVVILRNPFYSVLSLVGHLFFLAVLFLLLHAQFLAAAQLIVYAGAVMVLYVFVVAYIGGAEEPLGQNVPGIRPLGVLFAACVLIELCIAVIGSGLKALDTHGAHVDNGFGAPAQIGSLLLNQFLIPFEAASYLLLIAAVGALVLARKRRGFEELTEGGGAA
- a CDS encoding NADH-quinone oxidoreductase subunit N is translated as MTTLHLIAAAKAPVIDYKGISPLFATAGGAVIVLMAALIRGRFAQRVLVPLLTVGALGAAIGLTIWNWHTGDSKPIVEGALAHDALSLGLSLLFYISGVATVAFAWRSRALRESGTGEFFGLMLGSIAGMTILASAENLITLFIGIELLSIPLYVLCASDVRRETSLESGLKYLVIGSVGSATLLYGLALIYGATGHTGFAAIDGAIGSGVKVTDPLLLTGIALAAAGLAFKASVAPFHAWTPDVYEGAPTPVTAFMAVATKTAAFAIILRFFLEALISAQVQWAPALAALAVITIIVGNVGAIAQSSLKRMLAWSGVAQAGYMLAGVVVGTQLGLQATAFYLAVYLFMNLAAFGVVIARERVSEHGDGLKSLEGLGAASPWLAWPMTIAMLSLAGFPATAGFIGKFYLISATVDGNWAWLGVIIVVGSMISLVYYLRVIAVMWMTPFKLELPGRPRRRAREVQPVAGWSPEADPRAQPEVLLVTLVMAAATIFFGIVPSPLFHLAHDVGTSISALF
- a CDS encoding NADH-quinone oxidoreductase subunit H, encoding QLISYEVALGLSLLGVAMTAGSLSIVDIVASQDNIWYVIPQFVGFCIFMVAGFAETARAPFDLPEGDAEIVGGYNTEFGGMRFGSFFMAEYINMIVIAGIATATFLGGWHGPGPDFLNPLWVVLKMLFFLVLFIWVRATLPRLRYDQLMSFGWKVLLPLATLNVLVTAILVAT